The Terriglobia bacterium sequence AAAGAAAAGGTCTTCGTGGAGCAATCCATAATTGAGCAACGCGCAGGCTTGCTCCCAATAACTGAACACCATCATGACGAACGCGCCCGCTTCCGTTCCGGGGGGCGCGATTCGCATGCCATCGTCAAAGCTGTCCGCGAAGTAGTTCTTGAAAAACCACTCGCGCGCCTGCCGCAGTCGGGCCTCGCGGCGCATCTCGTAAATTTGCAGGTGTAGTTGTGCTTGTTCGTACGTGGGCTTTGTTTCCATGGTCCTTGGTCTCCTTTTGTTCTTGTCGCGGTGTGTGAATTGCCTGTGTCGCAATGTTTCAGATACAACAGCACTGCTTGGCCGACTCCCACCCTCCCTGCTTCATGGCTGCCGATACGCCTGCTGTAAGTGTTGGATGTCAATTTTGTCCATCGCAAGCATTGCCCTGATAACTCGATTCGCTTTTTTCGGATCAGGGTCATTCATCAGCTTGCCCAAAGCGGTAGGGATGATTTGCCAGGAGACGCCATACTTGTCTTTCAGCCAGCCGCATCTGCTTTTTTCTCCGCCGGCAGAAAGCTTCTCCCACAGCTCATCCACTTCTTGCTGCGTCGCGCAGTTCACGAAGAACGATATGGCCGGCGTGAAAGTGAATTGTGGGCCGCCGTTTAAGGCCATGAAATCTTGCCCATCGAGCTCGAAGGTCACCGACAATACCGTTCCCTTCGGTCCCGGCCCTGCTTCTCCACAACGGCTGATGCTGGCAATTTTCGAGTTCTTGAAAATAGAAGTGTAGACATTCGCAGCTTCCTCAGCTTTGCCATCGAACCACAAGAATGGGGCGATTTTTTGCATATCGTTCATCTCCTTTGACGAGCACTGCAGACGACGTGACGCGGCCTGATTAACTCTTTGGCCTGCTGGTGAGCGCTGTCTATGCCGCCTTTTGTGGCACCGGTGTCTCTCCGGCGAGGGCCTTGGTAGAGACCTCGTCCCGCGTGGCCGCCTGGAACCACCCCGGATAGAGCGGCGCCGGTGCCGTCATCGTGTCCAGTTCCGCTAATTCGGTCGCGTCTAAGGTTACGTTCAGTGCCCCGAGATTGTCCTCCAGTTGCGCCGTCTTGCTCGCCCCCAACAAGATCGTGCTCACGAACGGCTTTGCCAGCATCCAGGCCAGCGCGACCTGCGCGACGGTAGCACGATGTCCTGCGGCGATCTTCTTCATGCGCTCGATCAAGGCGTAACCACGCTCCACGTCGACAGGCAGGAAGTTGGACTGAGCGATACGCCCGCCGCCGCCGGTCGGATCCTGGCGCGTATACCGTCCGCTCAGGAACCCGCTCGCCAGCGGACTCCACACTACGATCCCGATGCCCGCGTCGTGGCAGAAGGGTACGACCTCGTGTTCGATATCGCGCCCCACCAGTGAGTAGTACATTTGCGCCGCGACGAACGGCGCCCAGCCGTACTTCTCCTGGATCCCGCGGAATTTCGCCGCCTGCCACGCCGACAGGTTGGAGTACCCGACGTAGCGGACCAGGCCGCGCTGCACCAGGTTGTCGAGCGCGCGCGCCGTCTCTTCTTCCGGTGTGAATGGGTCGGGCTTATGAATGGAAAGCAGATCGAGGTAGTCGGTGCCCAACCGTCGCAGGCAGGCCTCGGCCGCCGACAGGATGTACCCGCAGGATGCGCCCGCACGCGTCACGGCATCGCCCGAACGGAAGCCGATCTTGGTCGAGATGATGACGTCCTTGCGGCGCTGGCCGAGCGCGCGTCCCAGCATCTCCTCCGACTGACCGCCGGCATACATGTCGGCCGTGTCGAAGAAATTGATGCCGGCGTCGAGCGCGCACTCGATCAGCGCGCTGGCCTGCTCCTGGCCGGTCTTCCAAACCGAGGCCATCGGATCGTCCGCCGTGGCCTTGCCAAACGTCATGACGCCGAATGAGAGCCTTGACACAATCAATCCTGTCTTGCCCAGATGTGCATACTTCATCGCGTCCCTCCGAAACCAATTCGATGATACTGGCGTGGCAGCGGACTCGTGGGGCGACGAATCAGTACTCAGCAGGGGCGACCGCATGGCCTTCTGGCACTTCGAAAAAACCAGCAAGTTACGTCGTATCAACAACCGAAATATTTCGACTCTCGAGGCCACCACCATTTCTTCTTTTCGAATTTCATTTCAGGTCAGTCCCAATAAAATCACTTCCGTACCGGCCTCAATTTTGCAATCTCTGCTCACCTCTCCCGCATCAAAGGTGCACGCGCAAGGATCGCCGGCGCGCCCACAGGATCGGAGAACCAACCACGAATGCGGTCGGTAGCCACAGTTTTGGACGCCATCCACGTAGCGCCCGCAGAACGGACCGCCATCATCATTCCGGAGAGCGGGGCGCGGGTCACCTACGGATCGCTGCGCGAGCAGGTCCTGACCATGGCCGACACCCTGGCGGCGGCGGGAATTCGCCGCGGCGGCCGCGTGGCCATTGCCTTGTCCAACGGGTTGCCGGCCATTGTGAGTTTCCTGGCGGCCTCCGTCGCCGGCACCGCCGCGCCCATGAATCCGACTTACAAGTATCAGGAATTTGCTTTTTACCTGGAGGACACCTCCGCGCGCGTGTTGATCTGCAGCCCGAAAGATGGCGAAGCGGGTCCGGCGGCCGCCGATCTCGGCATCCCGATCCTGCCGGTGGTGCTCGATGAGAAGGGCACAGTCCACCTGCAGGGCATTTCACCCAAGCCCTGGACAGTCGCGCCCACCGCCGACGACATCGCGCTGGTGCTGCACACCAGCGGAAGCACGGGCCGTCCCAAGCGCGTGCCGTTGCAGCATCGTAACCTGGCGCAGTCGACGAAAAGTATCGTCCAAACCTACGCGCTCACGCCCGACGACGTTTCCCTCTGCTTCATGCCGCTGTTTCACGTGCATGGCATTGTCGCCTCGACGCTGGCGACGCTGCTCTCCGGTGGCACCGTAGTCGCGCCCACCGGCGTAAATCCGTTGATGTTCTGGCGCCTGGTGCGGCAGTACCGCGTCACCTGGTACACCGCCGTGCCCACCATCCATCACGTGGTCGCAGGCCGGGCGCGCAGCAACGAGCGCCCCAGCGACGGCGGTTCGCTGCGCTTCGTGCGCTCCGCCAGCGCGCCGCTGGCGCCCGAGATGATGCGCAAGATGGAAGAAGTGTTTGGCGTGCCGGTCCTGGAAGCCTATGGCATGACCGAGGCCGCCCACCAGATGGCCTCCAACCCTCTGCCTCCCGCGCCGCGCAAAGCCGGCTCCGTGGGATTGCCCACTGGACTGCAGATCAGCATCATGGATGCGCTGGGCAATCATCGCCCCCAAGGCGAACGCGCCGAGGTGGTCATCAAGGGTCCCAACGTGTTCAGCGGGTACGAGAACAATCCGGCGGAGAACAAGCTGGCGTTCAGCAACGGCTGGTTCCGCACCGGCGACGAGGGCTGGCTCGATCCCGACGGCTACCTGCATATCTCCGGGCGGATCAAGGAGCTCATCAACCGCGCCGGCGAAAAGGTCGCGCCACGACATGTTGACGAGGTGCTGGCCGAACATCCCGCCGTGGCCGAGGCGGTCGCCTTCGGCATGCCCCACCCCTCGCTGGGCGAAGAGGTCGCCGCTGCCGTGGTCTTGCGCCAAGGCTACACCGAAGCCGACCTGCTGAAGTTCTGCCGCGAGCGCCTGGCGCACTTCGAGTGTCCCAAGAAGATTTTCATCGTGGAGAGCATTCCGCGCACTGCGACCGGCAAGATCCAGCGCCGGATCGTCGCGCAGACGTTGTGCGGCAACAAGGAGCACGTGGCATGAAGTTCCTGATTGCCGGCGCCGGCGCGGTCGGAGCTTACATGGGCGCCAAGATGGCCCGCGCCGGGCTGGACGTCACGCTCTTCGCACGCGGACGGCAACTGCAGGCGATCCAGGAGCGCGGCGTGCGCGTGCAAAGCGTGGACGGCGATTTCGAAGCGCGCCCCAACCTTACCGCTAATCTCGACCAGGTTGGTCCCGTCGATGTCCTGTTTCTGACCGTGAAAGCGCACAGCCTGGCGCAGCTTGTGCCGCAACTGAAGAGCGTCATGGGGCCGGACACCACCGTGGTCAGCACGCAAAACGGAATTCCGTGGTGGTATTTCCAGGGTACCGGCGGCGAGTTGAAAGGGATCCGGCTGGAAACGATCGATCCCGGCGGCGCGGTTTCTGCCGCCATTCCCGCCCAGCAGGTAGTCGGCTCGATCATCTATTTCGCGACGCATGTCATCGAGCCCGGCGTCATTCGCCACACGGAAGGCAGCCGCGTCTCGCTCGGCGAGCCCGACGGCACCCGCTCCGACCGTTGCCGGAAGATTGCCGCAGCGCTGGTCGCCTCCGGGCTGCGCTGCCCCGTCACCACTCACATCCGCCGGGAAATCTGGGTCAAGATTCTCGGCAATGTCGTCTTCAATCCCATCAGCGCCCTCACTGGCGCCACCCTGGTGCAGATGGCGTTTCATCCCGAGGTTGCACCAATCGTCCGCGAGATCATGCGCGAGACCGAAGCCCTGGGCGCCAAGCTCGGCTTCGAATTGCCGATCACCATCGAACAGCGAATCGCCGGCGCCGCCAGGGTCGGCGAACACAAAACCTCCATGCTGCAGGACCTCGAAGCCGGACGTCCGCTTGAGCTGGAGGCCATTGTGGCCGCGGTCGTCGAACTGGGAGAGCGCCTGAAAGTGCCGATGCCGCACACCCGCACCATCTACGCCTGCACCAAGCTGCTGGCTGAAGTCCGCACCGGCTGCGTCTCCAAGATGCCCGAGAACGAGATGACCGCTGAGCAAACCAAGACAGTGACGACCGCTGATATCGCTTCCGTTGCGCGCGAACTCCTCTCCGCCCACCAAACCGGCCAGATGGTCGCGGTTCCACCCTGTGCACGAGGGTTCGATCTTGACGCCTGCTACGCCGTCGAATGGGAGATCAAGCGGCTGCGCGAACAGGCTGGGCACAAGGCCGCCGGACGCAAGGTGGGGTTCGCGAATAAGGCCATGTGGCGCATCCTCAAGCTGGAGACGCTGGTCTGGGCGCATATGTACGACGACACCGTGCACTACGCCAACGCCAATTCCGCCGAGATCGCGCTACCCAAGGCGCGCTCGCTGAAGATCGAACCGGAAATCATGTTCGGCCTGAAACGGCCGATCACGGAAGGTTTGGATGCCGCCGCCGCGCTCGATGCCTGTGAGTGGATCGCCTTTGGCTTCGAGATCATTGACTGCCCCTACCCCGACTGGAAGTTTCAGCCGGGGGATTTCGTTGCTTCACTCGGCTTGCACTCCGCTCTGATTGTCGGCGAGCGTAAGTCGGTTACACCCGAACTGATTCCCACGCTCATGGAACAACTTCCCAAGTTCAAGGCGCGCATGTCGAAGAACGGTGGATTCGTGGAAGAAGGCTCGGGCAAGAATTCGTTGCGCAGCCCGGCGCTCTGCCTGGCCGAACTCGCCGCAGCTATCCTGAACCGTGGCCAGCCGCCACTCGGCGCGGGGGAAATCGTTAGTTCGGGCACGCTCACCGCCGGTCACCTCATGGCGACAGGCGACACGTGGACCGCCGAACTCGAGGGTCTTCGCCTCCCCAACCTCACCCTGCGTCTCATTCCCTAGAGACGACTCCGCTGCGTCTTACGGTCGCGTGGTAGGAATTAGGAGCGGCCCAGGTGATGGCGCACGTCGGCGCCTCGGACCCAGAAGATGACGTCCTCGGCAATGTTGGTGGCGTGGTCGCCGACGCGCTCCAGATTGCGCGCTATGATAATCGCATCCATCGCCTGTTCAGTAACTTGCGGAGATTTCTTAATGAGGTCGATCATGGTCTCGGCGATCTCATAATTCATCCGGTCCACGGTGTCGTCCATGGTGAGCACCTGCTCCGCTAGCTGCGCGTCGCCCAGAACGAACGCCTCCAATGCCTGGCGAATCATGAGGCCGGCGGTCGCCGCCATCAGCGGGATGTCAATCGGCAAGTCCACGGCAGGCACCTTGAGCAGTTGCTCTACCCGTTCCACGATGTTCACCGCCTGGTCGCCGACGCGCTCCAGGTCGGCGTTGATCTTGATCACGGCCAGAATGAAGCGCAAATCCACCGCCATCGGCTGCTGCATGGCGAGCAGGTCGATCGCCAGTTCGTCAATCTCGCGCTCGGCGACGTTGATACCCGCCTCGCTGTCGAATACCAGCTTGCACTGAGACCGGTCGCGTTCGCGGTACGCCTTCACCGCGCGGGTGATCGACTGCTCGGCCATGCCCGCCATCCGCAGCAGCCGGTCTTTCAGTTCGTCCAGGCCTTCATGGAAGCGAGTGCGCGTCATCCGAACCTGCCCGTGATGTAGTCCTCGGTGCGCTTGTCACCGGGCGTGGTGAAGATCTTCTGCGTCTTGTCGAACTCAATCAAGTCGCCCAGGAGGAAAAAACCTGTCCATTCCGCCACGCGCGCCGCCTGCTGCATGTTGTGGGTGACGATCACCACGGTGAAGCGTTCCTTCAGTTGATAGATCAGGTCCTCGATCTTGGCCGTGGAGATCGGATCCAGCGCCGAGGCCGGCTCATCCATCAACAGCACTTCCGGCTGCACCGCCAAGGCGCGCGCAATGCACAGCCGCTGCTGCTGTCCGCCGGAAAGGCTTGCTCCCGATTGTTTCTTGAGTGCGTCCTTGACTTCGTCCCACAGCGCGGCCAAGCGCAGCGACCGCTCCACGGTTTCATCCAGTGCGCGGCGATTCCGGAACCCGTTGAGCTTCAATCCCGCCGCCACGTTGTCATAGATCGTCATGGTCGGAAAAGGATTCGGCTTTTGAAACACCATTCCCACGCGCCGGCGCACTTCCACCGCCGGGGTACCGTTCCCGTACACGTCGGTGCTGCCGATTCTTACCTCTCCTTCCACCCGCGCCCCTGGAATGGTCTCATGCATGCGGTTCAGACAACGCACGAAAGTGGACTTTCCGCAGCCGGACGGGCCAATAATGGCCGTCACGGTGTTGGGCCGCATCTCCATGCTGATGCCATGCAGGGCCTCGGCAGCGCCGAACCACGCGCGCAGCCCGCGAACCTCGATTCCGACCCCCAAGTTAGGATGCTCCCTTCAACAGGCCGCGGCTGGCGATAATGCGCACCACCGAAATCGTCCCGATGATCATCACGATCAACACCAGCGCCCCCGCCCACGCCATCCGGTGCCAGTCGTCGTACGGCGAGATCGCGTAGGTGTAGACCTGCAGGGACAAGGCGGCGGTCGGCTGGTTGAGTTTGAGATTCCAAAACTGGTTTCCAAATGCGGTGAACAGCAGCGGCGCCGTTTCACCGGCCACCCGCGCAAAGGCCAGCATAATACCGGTAATCACTCCCGAGGTCGCGGTGCGCAAGGTTACGGACAAGGTGGTCCGCCACTGCGGAATGCCCAGGCCGAGCGCCGCCTCGCGGATCGTCTGCGGCACCATGAGCAGCATCTCCTCCGTCGCCCGCACGATGATCGGGATCATCATGATGCCCAGGGCGATGCCGCCGGCCAGCGCGGAAAAATGCTTTTGTGTGACCACCACCAGCCCATAGACCGCAATCCCGGTAACAATCGAGGGCACGCCGTTGAGTACGTCGGCGGTGAAGCGGATGACGTTGCCGAACGCATTGCGGCCGTATTCGGAGAGGTAAATTCCCCCGGCGATCCCCCACGGCACTCCGATCAGGCTGGCGATGCCGAGGATCATAAACGTGCCCACGATGGCATTCGCCATTCCGCCGCCCAGTTCCCCTACCGGCGCCGGCGTGTGGGTCAGAAACGCCCAGTTCAACGCACCGATTCCCTTGGCACCCAGGAATCCGAGAATCAGGAACAGCGGCACCAGCACCAGCAAGGCGGCCATGCCGGTGGCGGCCATCACGGCGCGATCCACAAGCCGCCGGCGCAAGCTCAACCGGACCGCCATCCCGGATTGCAGCTCCTCAGCCATACACCCTCGAAGGCGAGCCCCGCGTCGTCATCCACACCAGTAGCCGGGCCAAGGCGTTTACCACCAGCGTCAGCAGAAACAGCGCCAGCCCGATCTCAATAATCGCGCTGAGATAAAGACGGCCAGTGGCCTCGGTGAATTCGTTGGCGATCATACTGGCCATGGTGTAGCCGGGCGCAAACAGCGATTTCGCGATTTCCGGGCGGTTCCCGATGACCATTGTCACCGCCATGGTCTCGCCCAATGCCCGCCCGAGTCCGAGAATGATTCCGCCGATGATCCCCACCCGCGCGTTGCGCAGGATGCCGATGCGAATCATCTCCCACTGCGTCGCGCCCAGCGCCAGCACGCCTTCCCGCTGGTTCTGTGGCACCGTCAGCATTACCTCGCGCGTAATGGAGGAAATGAACGGCACCACCATGATGGAAAGGATCACTCCCGCCGCCAGCATTCCAATTCCGTAGATCGGGCCGGTGAACAGGCCCGTCCACCCGAGGTACTCCTTAAGGGGCGGGTCAATGTGTACGCGCAGGTAAGGCACCAGAACGAAAATTCCCCACAGACCGTAGATCACGCTCGGAATCGCGGCCAGCAGCTCCACGGTGAACGACAAAAGCGCGCGCAGCCGGCGCGGGCACATTTCATTGATAAAGATCGCCACCCCGATTCCCAGCGGCACGGCGATGATCAACGCAATCAGCGAGGAAACCAAGGTGCCATAGATGAACGGAAACGCTCCAAACTCGCCGCTCACCGGGTCCCAGTTGCTGCCCGCGAAGAAACCGAATCCGAACTTCGAGATCGCTAGCCGGGAGTGCCAGACCAGTTCGAAAACGATGAGCAGCACTACTGCGACCACCGACAGCGCTGCTGCCACCGTCAAGTACTTGAAAATCTTGTCGGGGACAATGCTGGTGCGGAAGTTGGGCGACGGCTGTAGCGGCTTCCCCGCCTGTACTACTACCTCAAAGTCAGGCCGTTTCGGCTGTGGGTCAGCCAAGTGCAACTCCGGTCTATTTCGCGTGTTCAATTGACAAACCAACGCTAACAGAGATTTGTTACAGGATTGTTAACTTCCCGCGAAATGAGAGGGCAGGCCGGCGTTTCCGATTGTGATGGGCTGAAAGCGCAGGGCGGAACAGGCGGAAACACCTCACTCTGGTGAAAACAAAAGGCGGCGGATAGCTGACCGTCGCCTTTTGTCAGGACATACCGCCGCTGCCGCTAGCGGATCTCCTTGATCTTTGCCCGTTCCATTTCCGCCACCTGCTTGGGCAGGGGGGCGTAATCGAGCGCGGTCACCATCGGCTCACCGTGATCGAGCATCCAGGTGAGGAACTTCACCATGGCAGCTTTCTTGCCTTGGTCCTGCCACTGCGTCGGCACCAGCAGATACGTAAAGCTGGATACTGGATACGCGTCCTTGCCGGAAGCATTGGTGATGGATACGCGGAAATCCGGGGGTACTTTCGTGCCCGCGGCTGCCTTCGTGGTCGTATCCAGGCTGGCTTTCACGAAAGTCCCCGATGCATTCTTGACCGGACCAAACGGAATCTTGTTCTGGAGCGCGTAAATCAGTTCCACGTACCCGAGTGCGCCCGGCTGCTGCGAGATGACTCCCGCCACCCCTTCGTTGCCCTTCCCCCCGAGTCCCACCGGCCACTTCACCGAGGTGTTGGACCCAACTTTCGATTTCCACTCCGGGCTGACCTTGCAGAGATAGTCGGTCCAAACAAACGTCGTTCCGCTGCCGTCAGAGCGGTGGACCACCACGATGTCCTGATCGGGCAGTTTCATTCCCGGATTCACACTGGTCAGCGCCTTGTCATTCCACTTGGTGATCTTTCCCAGGTAGATTCCGGCCAGCGCCTCGGGAGTGAATTTGATCTCCCCTGAGACCCCAGGCACGTTGTACGCCGGCACCACGCTGCCGAGCACGGTCGGAAACTGAATGATCGACTTGCCCAGGTCCTTGAGCTGTTGGTCATTCAGCGGCATGTCGCTGGCGCCAAAATCCACCGTGCCGGAGTGTAACTGTTGGATGCCGCCGCCGCTGCCGATGGACTGGTAGTTGATCTGCACGCCATTCGATTTAGCGAACTCGTTGAACCACTTGGAATAGATGGGATACGGGAAGGTCGCGCCCGCGGCGTTCAGATTTGTTTGTGCCCAGCTCGCGGCCGTAAAGATTGTCAGGAACAGGACCGCGCAAACCAGCATTTTTCGCATCACAATTCGATTCCTCCTATGCTTCTCCTTCTAACGGCGAATTGTTACAACGGCGTTACA is a genomic window containing:
- a CDS encoding VOC family protein, coding for MQKIAPFLWFDGKAEEAANVYTSIFKNSKIASISRCGEAGPGPKGTVLSVTFELDGQDFMALNGGPQFTFTPAISFFVNCATQQEVDELWEKLSAGGEKSRCGWLKDKYGVSWQIIPTALGKLMNDPDPKKANRVIRAMLAMDKIDIQHLQQAYRQP
- a CDS encoding aldo/keto reductase, which codes for MKYAHLGKTGLIVSRLSFGVMTFGKATADDPMASVWKTGQEQASALIECALDAGINFFDTADMYAGGQSEEMLGRALGQRRKDVIISTKIGFRSGDAVTRAGASCGYILSAAEACLRRLGTDYLDLLSIHKPDPFTPEEETARALDNLVQRGLVRYVGYSNLSAWQAAKFRGIQEKYGWAPFVAAQMYYSLVGRDIEHEVVPFCHDAGIGIVVWSPLASGFLSGRYTRQDPTGGGGRIAQSNFLPVDVERGYALIERMKKIAAGHRATVAQVALAWMLAKPFVSTILLGASKTAQLEDNLGALNVTLDATELAELDTMTAPAPLYPGWFQAATRDEVSTKALAGETPVPQKAA
- a CDS encoding acyl--CoA ligase — translated: MRSVATVLDAIHVAPAERTAIIIPESGARVTYGSLREQVLTMADTLAAAGIRRGGRVAIALSNGLPAIVSFLAASVAGTAAPMNPTYKYQEFAFYLEDTSARVLICSPKDGEAGPAAADLGIPILPVVLDEKGTVHLQGISPKPWTVAPTADDIALVLHTSGSTGRPKRVPLQHRNLAQSTKSIVQTYALTPDDVSLCFMPLFHVHGIVASTLATLLSGGTVVAPTGVNPLMFWRLVRQYRVTWYTAVPTIHHVVAGRARSNERPSDGGSLRFVRSASAPLAPEMMRKMEEVFGVPVLEAYGMTEAAHQMASNPLPPAPRKAGSVGLPTGLQISIMDALGNHRPQGERAEVVIKGPNVFSGYENNPAENKLAFSNGWFRTGDEGWLDPDGYLHISGRIKELINRAGEKVAPRHVDEVLAEHPAVAEAVAFGMPHPSLGEEVAAAVVLRQGYTEADLLKFCRERLAHFECPKKIFIVESIPRTATGKIQRRIVAQTLCGNKEHVA
- a CDS encoding 2-dehydropantoate 2-reductase, which encodes MKFLIAGAGAVGAYMGAKMARAGLDVTLFARGRQLQAIQERGVRVQSVDGDFEARPNLTANLDQVGPVDVLFLTVKAHSLAQLVPQLKSVMGPDTTVVSTQNGIPWWYFQGTGGELKGIRLETIDPGGAVSAAIPAQQVVGSIIYFATHVIEPGVIRHTEGSRVSLGEPDGTRSDRCRKIAAALVASGLRCPVTTHIRREIWVKILGNVVFNPISALTGATLVQMAFHPEVAPIVREIMRETEALGAKLGFELPITIEQRIAGAARVGEHKTSMLQDLEAGRPLELEAIVAAVVELGERLKVPMPHTRTIYACTKLLAEVRTGCVSKMPENEMTAEQTKTVTTADIASVARELLSAHQTGQMVAVPPCARGFDLDACYAVEWEIKRLREQAGHKAAGRKVGFANKAMWRILKLETLVWAHMYDDTVHYANANSAEIALPKARSLKIEPEIMFGLKRPITEGLDAAAALDACEWIAFGFEIIDCPYPDWKFQPGDFVASLGLHSALIVGERKSVTPELIPTLMEQLPKFKARMSKNGGFVEEGSGKNSLRSPALCLAELAAAILNRGQPPLGAGEIVSSGTLTAGHLMATGDTWTAELEGLRLPNLTLRLIP
- the phoU gene encoding phosphate signaling complex protein PhoU, with product MTRTRFHEGLDELKDRLLRMAGMAEQSITRAVKAYRERDRSQCKLVFDSEAGINVAEREIDELAIDLLAMQQPMAVDLRFILAVIKINADLERVGDQAVNIVERVEQLLKVPAVDLPIDIPLMAATAGLMIRQALEAFVLGDAQLAEQVLTMDDTVDRMNYEIAETMIDLIKKSPQVTEQAMDAIIIARNLERVGDHATNIAEDVIFWVRGADVRHHLGRS
- the pstB gene encoding phosphate ABC transporter ATP-binding protein PstB, giving the protein MGVGIEVRGLRAWFGAAEALHGISMEMRPNTVTAIIGPSGCGKSTFVRCLNRMHETIPGARVEGEVRIGSTDVYGNGTPAVEVRRRVGMVFQKPNPFPTMTIYDNVAAGLKLNGFRNRRALDETVERSLRLAALWDEVKDALKKQSGASLSGGQQQRLCIARALAVQPEVLLMDEPASALDPISTAKIEDLIYQLKERFTVVIVTHNMQQAARVAEWTGFFLLGDLIEFDKTQKIFTTPGDKRTEDYITGRFG
- the pstA gene encoding phosphate ABC transporter permease PstA, yielding MAEELQSGMAVRLSLRRRLVDRAVMAATGMAALLVLVPLFLILGFLGAKGIGALNWAFLTHTPAPVGELGGGMANAIVGTFMILGIASLIGVPWGIAGGIYLSEYGRNAFGNVIRFTADVLNGVPSIVTGIAVYGLVVVTQKHFSALAGGIALGIMMIPIIVRATEEMLLMVPQTIREAALGLGIPQWRTTLSVTLRTATSGVITGIMLAFARVAGETAPLLFTAFGNQFWNLKLNQPTAALSLQVYTYAISPYDDWHRMAWAGALVLIVMIIGTISVVRIIASRGLLKGAS
- the pstC gene encoding phosphate ABC transporter permease subunit PstC encodes the protein MHLADPQPKRPDFEVVVQAGKPLQPSPNFRTSIVPDKIFKYLTVAAALSVVAVVLLIVFELVWHSRLAISKFGFGFFAGSNWDPVSGEFGAFPFIYGTLVSSLIALIIAVPLGIGVAIFINEMCPRRLRALLSFTVELLAAIPSVIYGLWGIFVLVPYLRVHIDPPLKEYLGWTGLFTGPIYGIGMLAAGVILSIMVVPFISSITREVMLTVPQNQREGVLALGATQWEMIRIGILRNARVGIIGGIILGLGRALGETMAVTMVIGNRPEIAKSLFAPGYTMASMIANEFTEATGRLYLSAIIEIGLALFLLTLVVNALARLLVWMTTRGSPSRVYG
- the pstS gene encoding phosphate ABC transporter substrate-binding protein PstS yields the protein MRKMLVCAVLFLTIFTAASWAQTNLNAAGATFPYPIYSKWFNEFAKSNGVQINYQSIGSGGGIQQLHSGTVDFGASDMPLNDQQLKDLGKSIIQFPTVLGSVVPAYNVPGVSGEIKFTPEALAGIYLGKITKWNDKALTSVNPGMKLPDQDIVVVHRSDGSGTTFVWTDYLCKVSPEWKSKVGSNTSVKWPVGLGGKGNEGVAGVISQQPGALGYVELIYALQNKIPFGPVKNASGTFVKASLDTTTKAAAGTKVPPDFRVSITNASGKDAYPVSSFTYLLVPTQWQDQGKKAAMVKFLTWMLDHGEPMVTALDYAPLPKQVAEMERAKIKEIR